A window of the Hypomesus transpacificus isolate Combined female chromosome 10, fHypTra1, whole genome shotgun sequence genome harbors these coding sequences:
- the ncstn gene encoding nicastrin, translating into MDLGSPKWVTMLIVCWLYKSVNCNSVEQKIYVELNNTVPCVRLLNATHQIGCQSSLSGDVGVLHVLESEADLNWPLSSGPNPPYMVILESPLFTRSIMMKMKNASRRIAGVAVVTPNASPPQGFSPHTTCPNENTGVYSEKYGADLANCNTTVWNPLGNGLSYEEFDFPIFSLKEDNQTEVIKQCYFQHNRPENNSAPVYPLCAMQLYSHMHAVTDTATCMRRNDIFSINPEMMCDPLGDYNVWSTLRPYNNSINGHKENETVVLAAARLDSRSFFWDVATGAEGSISGFVTLLAAAQALREVTVVAPPTRNILFAFFQGEAFDYIGSSRMVYDMENNKFVIDLDNIHSILEVGQVGVRSGSNLWLHSDPVSRSNASVNTEVMDMVTKLGTAAAGLNFSLTEPTVSQPLPPSSLQRFLRARPIPGVVLADHQSAYNNKYYESVYDNDAYLNLTYPAGLTPEEKLEYETETAKALAEVATMVARALYLQADGDAAQLNNIVADPKMVTQMLYGFLVKSDNSWFQALLAPELKSLLQPSPPEYYVGVTMSASSIVNTPTRLVQYILANLTGNATSLNQTSCQKPDDLENESKHLYSYLWVQGTVPPNGTEREGFCVRSSVRLARALSPAFELGEYSSSAYSTWTESRWKFIKARIFLVASHDLEMLTLGVGVAVLLASLLVTYFVSSKADVLFSSAREPGNATY; encoded by the exons ATGGATTTGGGATCGCCGAAATGGGTTACAATGTTAATAGTTTGTTGGCTTTACAAAA GTGTAAACTGTAATTCAGTTGAGCAGAAGATCTATGTGGAGCTTAACAACACTGTCCCGTGCGTGCGACTGCTCAACGCAACACATCAGATAGGCTGCCAGT CCTCTTTATCAGGTGATGTAGGGGTGCTTCATGTATTGGAATCTGAGGCAGACCTGAACTGGCCCTTGAGCTCAGGACCGAATCCTCCCTATATGGTAATATTGGAGTCACCACTCTTcaccag GTCTAtcatgatgaagatgaagaacgCATCACGCAGGATCGCAGGCGTGGCCGTGGTGACCCCTAATGCGAGCCCACCCCAGGGCTTCTccccacacacaacctgcccCAATGAGAACACAG GTGTGTACTCGGAGAAGTATGGTGCCGACCTGGCGAACTGTAACACGACGGTGTGGAACCCATTGGGGAACGGCCTCTCCTACGAGGAGTTTGACTTCCCCATCTTCTCCCTGAAAGAAGACAACCAGACAGAGGTCATAAAGCAG TGCTACTTCCAGCACAACAGGCCGGAGAACAACAGCGCTCCGGTGTACCCGCTGTGCGCCATGCAGCTCTACTCCCACATGCATGCCGTCACCGACACCGCCACCTGCATGAGGCGGAATGACATCTTCAGTATCAACCCAG AGATGATGTGCGACCCCCTGGGTGACTATAATGTGTGGAGCACCCTCCGGCCATACAACAACTCCATCAACGGCCACAAGGAGAATGAGACTGTGGTGCTGGCAGCGGCCAGG CTGGACAGCAGGTCATTCTTCTGGGACGTTGCCACGGGAGCCGAGGGCAGCATCTCTGGGTTTGTCACTCTGCTGGCGGCTGCCCAAGCCCTGCGTGAGGTCACTGTGGTGGCCCCGCCCACGCGGAACATTCTCTTTGCCTTCTTCCAAGGG GAAGCCTTTGACTACATCGGCAGCTCTCGAATGGTATACGACATGGAGAACAACAAGTTTGTCATTGACCTGGACAACATTCACTCCATACTGGAAGTCGGGCAG gtgggggtTCGCAGTGGCTCCAACCTTTGGCTCCACTCTGACCCAGTGTCCAGGAGCAACGCCAGCGTCAACACAGAG GTGATGGATATGGTGACCAAACTGGGCACAGCCGCCGCTGGGCTCAACTTCTCATTGACAGAGCCCactgtctctcagcctctccctccctcctccctccagcgctTCCTGCGAGCTCGGCCTATCCCAGGCGTGGTGCTGGCAGACCACCAATCGGCTTACAACAACAA GTATTACGAGAGTGTCTATGACAATGATGCCTACCTCAACCTGACCTACCCTGCAGGCCTGACCCCAGAGGAAAAGCTAGAGTATGAGACCGAGACTGCCAAG GCCCTGGCGGAGGTGGCGACCATGGTAGCTCGTGCTCTCTACCTGCAGGCTGACGGAGACGCAGCGCAGCTCAACAACATCGTCGCCGACCCCAAGATG GTCACCCAGATGCTGTACGGTTTCCTGGTCAAGTCTGACAACAGCTGGTTCCAGGCTCTGTTGGCTCCTGAGCTGAAGTCTCTCCTGC AACCCAGCCCACCGGAGTACTACGTCGGAGTCACCATGTCGGCAAGCTCCATAGtcaacacccccacccgtctgGTCCAGTACATCCTGGCCAACCTGACAGGGAACGCCACCAGCCTGAACCAGACTTCCTGCCAGAAACCAGACGACCTGGAGAACGAGAGCAAACAC ctgtACTCCTACCTCTGGGTGCAGGGCACGGTGCCCCCCAACGGCACGGAGAGGGAGGGCTTCTGCGTGCGTTCCTCGGTGCGCCTCGCCCGAGCCCTGTCTCCGGCCTTTGAGCTGGGGGAGTACTCCTCCTCAGCGTACTCCACGTGGACCGAGTCCCGCTGGAAGTTCATCAAAGCCCGCATATTCCTGGTGGCGAGCCACGACCTGGAG ATGCTGACGCTGGGCGTGGGAGTGGCGGTGTTGCTTGCCTCTCTCCTGGTGACGTACTTCGTCAGCTCCAAGGCAGACGTGCTGTTCAGCTCGGCGCGGGAGCCCGGCAACGCAACCTACTGA
- the copa gene encoding coatomer subunit alpha, which yields MLTKFETKSARVKGLSFHPKRPWILASLHNGVIQLWDYRMCTLIDKFDEHDGPVRGIDFHKQQPLFVSGGDDYKIKVWNYKLRRCLFTLLGHLDYIRTTFFHHEYPWILSASDDQTIRIWNWQSRTCVCVLTGHNHYVMCAQFHPSEDLVVSASLDQTVRVWDISGLRKKNLSPGAVETEVRGISGVDLFGASDAVVKHVLEGHDRGVNWAAFHPTMPLIVSGADDRQVKIWRMNESKAWELDTCRGHYNNVSCAVFHPRQELILSNSEDKSIRVWDMSKRTGVQTFRRDHDRFWVLGAHPNLNLFAAGHDSGMLVFKLERERPAYAVYGNMLYYVKDRFLRQLDFNSSKDTAVMQLRSGSKFPVFSMSYNPAENAVLLCTRATNLENSTYDLYSIPKESDSQNPDAPEGKRSSGLTAVWVARNRFAVLDRMHSLLIKNLKNEIVKKVQVPSCEEIFYAGTGSLLLRDADGVTLFDVQQKRSLATVKIAKVKYVVWSADTSHVALLAKHAIMICNRKLESLCNIHENIRVKSGAWDESGVFIYTTSNHIKYALTSGDHGIIRTLDLPIYVTRVRGNSVYCLDRECRPRVLTIDPTEYRFKLALVNRKYEEVLHMVRNAKLVGQSIIAYLQKKGYPEVALHFVKDEKTRFSLALECGNIEVALEAAKALDERGCWERLGEAALLQGHHQVVEMCYQRTKNFDKLTFLYLITGNLAKLRKMMKIAEIRKDMSGHYQGALYLGDVSERVRILKNCGQKSLAYLTAATHGMDEEAEALKETFDPEKETLPEVDPKAQLLQPPPPINPLDTNWPLLTVSKGFFEGAIAAKGKAGQMAADMDMEAPGEEGWGEDAELQLDEDGFMDAPEGLGDDGVAKDEGGGWEVEEDLDLPPELELPAGAGSGAEDGFFVPPTKGMSPTQIWCNNSQLPVDHVLAGSFETAMRLLHDQVGVVQFAPYKSLFMQTLSRGRTCYLGLPSLPCLRGNPQRNWKDCGAKQGLPAVGLRLADLIARLQQCYQLTTAGRFEDAVERFRAILLSVPLLVVDNKQEIAEAQQLITICREYIVGLTMETDRKKLPKDTLDQQKRLCEMAAYFTHCSLQPVHMVLVLRTALNLFFKLRNFKTAAGFARRLLELGPKPEVAQQTRKILSACEKTLTDAHQLNYDPHNPFDLCAASYTPLYRGRPVEKCPLSGACYCPTYKGQVCRVTQVTEIGKDVIGLRVSPLQFR from the exons ATGTTAACCAAATTTGAAACAAAGTCGGCCCGTGTTAAAG GACTGAGTTTCCACCCAAAGAGGCCCTGGATCCTCGCAAGTTTGCACAATGGAGTCATCCAGTTATGGGACTATCGTATGTGCACCCTTATTGACAAGTTTGATGAGCACGATG GCCCTGTCAGAGGAATTGACTTCCACAAGCAGCAGCCTCTGTTTGTGTCTGGAGGCGATGACTACAAAATTAAG GTATGGAACTACAAGTTACGGCGTTGTCTGTTCACTCTCCTTGGACACCTGGATTACATCCGCACCACTTTCTTCCATCAT gagtaTCCCTGGATTCTGAGTGCCTCGGATGACCAGACCATCCGCATCTGGAACTGGCAGTCTAGGACCTGCGTCTG CGTCCTGACTGGCCACAACCACTATGTGATGTGTGCCCAGTTCCACCCCTCGGAGGACCTGGTGGTGTCTGCTAGTCTTGACCAGACTGTGCGCGTGTGGGATATCTCCG GTCTGAGGAAGAAGAACTTGTCCCCCGGCGCCGTGGAGACGGAGGTGCGCGGCATCTCGGGCGTCGACCTGTTTGGGGCGTCCGACGCCGTCGTCAAGCACGTCCTCGAG ggtcACGACCGCGGGGTCAACTGGGCGGCCTTCCATCCCACCATGCCCCTCATCGTCTCTGGTGCCGACGACCGACAGGTCAAAATCTGGAGGATGAACG AGTCCAAGGCGTGGGAGCTGGACACCTGCCGCGGCCACTACAACAACGTGTCGTGCGCCGTCTTCCATCCGCGCCAGGAGCTCATCCTGTCCAACTCGGAGGACAAGAGCATCCGCGTGTGGGACATGTCCAAGAGGACGGGAGTGCAGACCTTCCGCAGGGACCACGACCGCTTCTGGGTGCTGGGGGCCCACCCCAACCTCAACCTGTTCGCCGCCG GTCACGACAGCGGCATGCTGGTGTTCAAGCTGGAGCGCGAGCGCCCGGCCTACGCCGTCTACGGCAACATGCTCTACTACGTCAAGGACCGCTTCCTGCGCCAGCTGGACTTCAACAGCAGCAAGGACACCGCCGTCATGCAGctgcgcag TGGGTCCAAGTTCCCAGTGTTCAGCATGTCTTACAACCCTGCTGAGAACGCAGTCCTGCTCTGCACG AGAGCCACCAACCTGGAGAACAGCACCTACGACCTGTACTCCATCCCCAAAGAGAGCGACTCCCAGAACCCCGACG CTCCGGAGGGGAAGAGGTCGTCTGGTCTGACGGCCGTCTGGGTGGCCAGGAACCGCTTCGCCGTCCTGGACCGCATGCACTCG CTGCTCATCAAGAACCTGAAGAACGAGATTGTGAAGAAGGTGCAGGTGCCCAGCTGTGAGGAGATCTTCTACGCCGGCACGGGCTCCCTGCTGCTGAGGGACGCCGACGGTGTCACGCTCTTCGACGTGCAGCAGAAGCGCTCGCTCGCCACCGTCAAGATCGCCAAGGTCAAGTACGTGGTGTGGAGCGCCGACACCAGCCACGTGGCCCTGCTGGCCAAACACG CCATCATGATCTGCAACCGCAAGCTGGAGAGCCTGTGCAACATCCACGAGAACATCCGGGTGAAGAGCGGGGCCTGGGACGAGAGTGGGGTGTTCATCTACACCACCTCCAACCACATCAAATACGCCCTCACCTCCGG TGACCATGGGATCATCAGGACTCTAGACCTGCCCATCTACGTGACCAGGGTGCGGGGGAACAGCGTGTACTGTCTGGACCGGGAGTGCCGGCCACGCGTCCTCACCATCGACCCCACGGAGTACCGCTTCAAACTGGCCCTGGTCAACCGCAAATacgaggag GTGCTCCACATGGTACGTAATGCCAAGCTGGTGGGCCAGTCCATCATTGCCTACCTGCAGAAGAAGGGCTACCCCGAGGTGGCGCTGCACTTTGTCAAGGACGAGAAGACCCGCTTCAGCCTGGCTCTGGAGTGCGGCAACATTGAG GTGGCGCTGGAGGCAGCGAAGGCCCTGGACGAGCGCGGCTGCTGGGAGCGCCTGGGCGAGGCGGCCCTCCTCCAGGGGCACCACCAGGTGGTGGAGATGTGCTATCAGAGGACCAAGAACTTCGACAAGCTCACCTTCCTCTACCTCATCACCGGCAACCTGGCCAAGCTGCGCAAGATGATGAAGATTG CGGAGATCAGGAAGGACATGAGCGGTCACTACCAGGGGGCCCTGTACCTCGGGGACGTCAGCGAGCGGGTCCGCATCCTCAAGAACTGTGGACAGA aatccCTGGCCTACCTGACGGCTGCTACTCACGGCATGGACGAGGAGGCCGAGGCCCTGAAGGAGACCTTTGACCCTGAGAAGGAGACA CTTCCAGAGGTTGACCCCAAGGCCCAGCTgctgcagcccccccctcccatcaacCCCCTGGACACCAACTGGCCTCTGCTCACTGTGTCCAAGGGCTTCTTCGAGGGAGCCATCGCAGCCAAGG gcaagGCAGGTCAGATGGCTGCAGACATGGACATGGAGgcccctggggaggagggctggggggaggatgCAGAGCTGCAGCTGGATGAAG ATGGCTTCATGGATGCCCCAGAGGGACTAGGTGATGACGGTGTGGCGAAGGATGAGGGAGGTggctgggaggtggaggaggatctGGACCTGCCCCCAGAGCTG GAGTTGCCGGCCGGAGCAGGAAGCGGGGCTGAGGACGGTTTCTTTGTCCCGCCCACTAAGGGGATGAGCCCCACCCAGATATGGTGCAACAACTCCCAGCTGCCCGTAGACCATGTACTGGCCGGCTCCTTCGAAACTGCAATGAGG CTGTTGCATGACCAGGTGGGCGTGGTCCAGTTTGCGCCCTACAAGTCTCTGTTCATGCAGACCCTGTCCCGCGGACGCACCTGCTACCTGGGCCTGCCCTCGCTGCCCTGCCTCCGCGGCAACCCCCAGAGGAACTGGAAGGACTGCGGCGCCAAGCAGGGCCTACCCGCCGTGGGCCTGCGCCTGGCCGACCTCATCGCCCGCCTGCAGCAGTGCTACCAGCTCACCACGGCCGGCCGCTTCGAGGACGCCGTGGAGCGCTTCCGTGCCATCCTGCTCTCTGTGCCCCTGCTGGTGGTGGACAACAAGCAGGAGATCGCAGAG GCTCAGCAGCTGATCACCATCTGCAGAGAGTACATCGTCGGCCTCACCATGGAAACCGACAGGAAGAAGTTGCCCAAAGACACATTGGACCAGCAGAAGAGGCTGTGCGAG ATGGCGGCTTACTTCACCCACTGCAGTCTCCAGCCAGTCCACATGGTCCTAGTCCTTCGTACAGCCCTCAACCTGTTCTTCAAACTGCGGAACTTCAAGACAGCAGCCGGCTTTGCCCGCCGCTTGCTGGAGCTCGGGCCCAAACCAGAAGTGGCACAGCAG ACCCGCAAGATTTTGTCTGCCTGCGAGAAGACCCTCACAGATGCCCATCAGCTGAACTACGACCCCCATAATCCCTTTGACCTGTGCGCCGCCTCCTACACACCCCTGTACCGCGGGCGACCAGTGGAGAAGTGCCCCCTGTCCGGAGCCTGCTACTGCCCCACATACAAGGGACAGGTCTGCAGGGTCACACAG GTGACGGAGATCGGCAAAGATGTGATCGGTCTGCGTGTCAGCCCCCTGCAGTTTCGTTAG